Proteins from a genomic interval of Caulobacter sp. NIBR1757:
- a CDS encoding AI-2E family transporter: MAAAPKTTASRAPRPAPDSTDRLGVDGVTRNAVVILAVVAGGAALWLLRGVLTQLAMAVFLAVIIDGFARALAERTPRFPKALALPTAIVLVILTLIGIVLVIADQGVGFANQLIGYTPKLEALLARAAAALNLEAPPPIAQLISQLNPGKYAGAIATSVQGVASDTFFILIYLAFIIAARRGFQRKIVAMFPHRHDRDEAVQIFQRIRGGVEQYLWVQTVTGLMIAGGSFLCMWAVGLDNALFWAFLIFLASYIPIIGGVVGVALPPLFALVQFDTLWQAIVIAAVLQSVQFVVGNVIQPKMQGDSLNIDPVVVLLSLAFWSLIWGMTGSFLSTPLTVMAMIILAQFRGSYWIAVLLSANGDPGGQHVGKSRNPGPAEDEPA; this comes from the coding sequence ATGGCCGCCGCCCCCAAGACCACCGCTTCCAGAGCCCCCAGGCCCGCGCCGGACTCGACCGACCGTCTGGGCGTCGACGGCGTCACCCGCAACGCCGTGGTCATCCTGGCGGTGGTCGCCGGGGGCGCGGCGTTGTGGCTGCTGCGCGGGGTGCTGACCCAGCTGGCCATGGCCGTCTTCCTGGCCGTCATCATCGACGGCTTCGCCCGCGCCTTGGCCGAACGCACCCCTCGCTTTCCCAAGGCCCTGGCGCTGCCCACCGCCATCGTGCTGGTCATCCTGACCCTGATCGGCATCGTCCTGGTCATCGCCGACCAGGGGGTCGGGTTCGCCAACCAGCTGATCGGCTACACGCCCAAGCTGGAGGCTCTTTTGGCCCGCGCCGCCGCCGCCCTCAACCTCGAGGCCCCGCCGCCGATCGCCCAGCTGATCAGCCAGCTGAACCCCGGCAAATATGCCGGCGCCATCGCCACCTCGGTGCAGGGCGTCGCCTCCGACACCTTCTTCATCCTGATCTACCTGGCCTTCATCATCGCCGCCCGGCGCGGCTTCCAGCGCAAGATCGTCGCCATGTTCCCCCATCGCCACGACCGCGACGAGGCGGTGCAGATCTTTCAGCGCATCCGGGGCGGGGTCGAACAGTACCTCTGGGTCCAGACGGTGACCGGCCTGATGATCGCCGGTGGCTCCTTCCTCTGCATGTGGGCGGTCGGCCTGGACAACGCCCTGTTCTGGGCCTTCCTGATCTTCCTGGCCTCCTACATTCCGATCATCGGCGGGGTGGTCGGGGTGGCCCTGCCGCCGCTGTTCGCCCTCGTGCAGTTCGACACCCTCTGGCAGGCCATCGTCATCGCCGCCGTGCTGCAGTCGGTGCAGTTCGTGGTCGGCAATGTCATCCAGCCCAAGATGCAGGGCGACAGCCTGAACATCGATCCGGTTGTGGTCTTGCTGTCCCTGGCCTTCTGGAGCCTGATCTGGGGCATGACCGGCAGCTTCCTGTCCACCCCGCTGACGGTCATGGCGATGATCATCCTGGCCCAATTCCGCGGCTCCTACTGGATCGCCGTCCTGCTGTCGGCCAATGGCGATCCCGGGGGGCAGCACGTCGGCAAGTCGCGGAATCCGGGTCCCGCCGAGGACGAGCCGGCATGA
- a CDS encoding helicase HerA-like domain-containing protein translates to MVDIPEGALFVGMAETPQLLRLDRANRHGLVAGATGTGKTVTLQILAQGFSDNGVPVFAADVKGDLSGICMPGTPNEKMLARAAGMDLELRPDAPPTVFWDLYADKGHPVRTTISEMGPVLLARLMELNEVQEGVLNIVFKMADDEGLLLLDLKDLQAALKYVADHEKEFDVKYGNVSAATIGTIQRGLLQLETAGAENLFGEPALNLADLMRIDGSGRGVVSILAADKLIQSPRLYATFLLWLLSELFEELPEVGDPEKPRLVFFFDEAHLLFRDAPKALLEKVEQVVRLIRSKGVGIYFVTQNPADIPETVLAQLGNRIQHALRAYTPAEQKGLRAAAASFRPNPAFDTAEAIQGLGVGEALVSVLDEKGAPTVTGKTLIRPPASRLGPATPEERATVQSRSPVKGIYDTAQDRESAFERINQKTAEGARKAELDAAEAQIAKQREAQEKEWAKEQARREREMNRPAPRARAPARSSRQGMGETIAKSVVRSVVPQLTRALLRGLLGGLKR, encoded by the coding sequence ATGGTCGATATCCCCGAAGGCGCTCTGTTCGTCGGCATGGCCGAGACGCCGCAGCTGCTGCGGCTGGACCGCGCCAACCGCCACGGGCTGGTGGCCGGGGCGACGGGGACGGGCAAGACTGTGACCCTGCAGATCCTGGCGCAGGGCTTTTCCGACAACGGCGTGCCGGTGTTCGCGGCCGATGTGAAGGGCGACCTGTCGGGCATCTGCATGCCGGGAACGCCGAACGAGAAGATGCTGGCCCGGGCGGCCGGCATGGACCTCGAGCTGCGGCCCGACGCGCCGCCGACGGTGTTCTGGGACCTCTATGCCGACAAGGGCCACCCGGTCCGCACCACCATCTCGGAGATGGGGCCGGTGCTGCTGGCGCGGCTGATGGAGCTCAACGAGGTGCAGGAGGGGGTGCTCAACATCGTCTTCAAGATGGCCGACGACGAGGGCCTGCTGCTGCTCGACCTGAAGGACCTGCAGGCGGCGCTGAAGTATGTCGCCGACCATGAGAAGGAATTCGACGTCAAGTACGGCAACGTCTCGGCGGCGACCATCGGCACCATCCAGCGCGGCCTGTTGCAACTGGAGACGGCGGGGGCCGAGAACCTGTTCGGGGAGCCCGCTCTCAATCTGGCCGACCTGATGCGGATCGATGGCTCGGGCCGGGGCGTGGTCTCGATCCTGGCGGCCGACAAGCTGATCCAGAGCCCGCGCCTCTACGCCACCTTCCTGCTGTGGCTGCTGTCGGAACTGTTCGAGGAGCTGCCGGAGGTCGGGGATCCGGAGAAGCCGCGGCTGGTCTTCTTCTTCGACGAGGCCCACCTGCTGTTCCGTGATGCGCCGAAAGCGCTGCTGGAAAAGGTCGAGCAGGTGGTGCGGCTGATCCGCTCCAAGGGCGTCGGCATCTATTTCGTCACCCAGAACCCGGCCGACATTCCGGAAACCGTGCTGGCCCAGCTGGGCAACCGCATCCAGCATGCCCTGCGCGCCTATACGCCCGCCGAGCAGAAGGGCCTGCGGGCCGCCGCCGCCAGCTTCCGGCCCAACCCGGCCTTCGATACGGCCGAGGCCATCCAGGGCCTGGGGGTCGGCGAGGCCCTGGTCAGCGTGCTCGACGAGAAGGGGGCGCCGACCGTCACCGGCAAGACCCTGATCCGGCCGCCGGCCTCGCGCCTGGGCCCGGCGACGCCGGAGGAGCGGGCGACGGTGCAGTCGCGCAGCCCGGTGAAGGGGATCTACGACACGGCGCAGGACCGCGAGTCGGCCTTCGAACGCATCAACCAGAAAACCGCCGAGGGGGCCCGCAAGGCCGAACTCGACGCCGCCGAGGCCCAGATCGCCAAGCAGCGCGAGGCCCAGGAGAAGGAATGGGCCAAGGAACAGGCCCGCCGCGAGCGGGAGATGAACCGGCCGGCCCCAAGGGCCCGCGCCCCGGCCCGCTCGAGCCGCCAGGGCATGGGCGAGAC